In Acidovorax sp. GBBC 1281, a single window of DNA contains:
- a CDS encoding outer membrane protein assembly factor BamE: protein MSVSARCSARWALTLLIGASLTACGSFDSASNRVASLVTPYKVDVVQGNFVSREQVEALKPGMGRQQVKEILGTPLVTSLFHADRWEYVFTLKRPGVEVQSRKLTVFFNGDVFERAEGDEMPTEAEFVATLGTRTPKNKVPVLEATEAQLAKLPKPATLPEPADSPVPTPPSSYPPLESSTR, encoded by the coding sequence ATGTCCGTTTCCGCCCGCTGCAGCGCCCGTTGGGCCCTGACCCTGTTGATCGGCGCCAGCTTGACGGCCTGCGGCAGCTTCGACAGCGCCAGCAACCGCGTCGCCAGCCTGGTCACTCCCTACAAGGTGGACGTGGTTCAAGGCAACTTCGTCTCCCGCGAGCAGGTCGAGGCGCTCAAGCCCGGCATGGGGCGCCAGCAGGTCAAGGAAATCCTCGGCACGCCGCTGGTGACCAGCCTGTTCCACGCCGACCGCTGGGAATACGTCTTCACCCTCAAACGCCCCGGCGTCGAGGTGCAGTCGCGCAAGCTGACCGTTTTCTTCAACGGCGACGTGTTCGAGCGCGCCGAGGGCGACGAGATGCCCACCGAGGCCGAGTTCGTCGCCACCCTGGGCACGCGCACCCCGAAGAACAAGGTGCCGGTGCTGGAGGCGACCGAGGCCCAGCTGGCCAAGCTCCCCAAGCCGGCCACGCTGCCCGAACCTGCCGATTCGCCCGTGCCCACGCCGCCGTCCAGCTACCCGCCGCTGGAATCGTCGACCCGCTGA
- a CDS encoding ExbD/TolR family protein, with the protein MAFGRLERTTGPQPMSDINMTPLVDVMLVLVVIFILTAPLLASSIRLDLPRADGATPGAPPQSVTVVLDKEGQAYLDDVPLAPQALAARLAQLAREQPDTEVQLRADTAVPYGRVVEVMGAANAAGLRRIGFVADPAAPAAPSTAPASPAAAR; encoded by the coding sequence ATGGCATTCGGCCGACTCGAACGCACCACCGGGCCGCAGCCCATGAGCGACATCAACATGACGCCGCTGGTGGACGTGATGCTGGTGCTGGTGGTCATCTTCATTCTGACCGCACCGCTGCTGGCCAGCTCGATCCGGCTGGACCTGCCGCGCGCTGACGGCGCCACGCCCGGCGCGCCCCCGCAGTCGGTCACCGTGGTGCTCGACAAGGAGGGCCAGGCCTACCTGGACGACGTGCCGCTCGCCCCGCAGGCGCTGGCCGCGCGCCTTGCGCAGCTGGCCAGGGAGCAGCCCGACACCGAGGTGCAGTTGCGCGCCGACACCGCCGTGCCGTATGGCCGGGTGGTCGAGGTGATGGGGGCGGCCAATGCCGCGGGCCTGCGGCGCATCGGCTTCGTGGCGGACCCGGCCGCGCCGGCCGCCCCTTCCACAGCTCCAGCCTCTCCCGCCGCTGCCCGCTGA
- the dapB gene encoding 4-hydroxy-tetrahydrodipicolinate reductase, whose translation MTATTSPNASSSTPCRVAVAGASGRMGRMLIEAIRDTGGECVLAGALDVAASPAIGSDATAFLGHASGVAITADVREGLRHADVLIDFTRPEGTMAHLAVCAETGVKMVIGTTGLSDAQKAEIAAASARTAILLSPNMSVGVNVTLKLLELAAKAMSTGYDIEIIESHHRHKVDAPSGTALKMGEVIAQALGRDLKDCAVYAREGITGERDPSSIGFSAIRGGDIVGDHTVLFAGTGERIEITHKSASRTTYAQGSLRAVRFLAAHQTGLFDMFDVLGLNAA comes from the coding sequence ATGACCGCCACCACTTCCCCGAACGCATCCTCCTCCACCCCTTGCCGCGTGGCCGTCGCCGGGGCGTCCGGCCGCATGGGGCGCATGCTGATCGAAGCCATCCGCGACACCGGCGGCGAATGCGTGCTGGCCGGCGCGCTCGACGTGGCGGCCAGCCCCGCCATCGGCTCCGACGCCACCGCCTTCCTGGGCCATGCCAGCGGCGTGGCCATCACGGCCGACGTGCGCGAAGGCCTGCGCCACGCCGACGTGCTGATCGACTTCACCCGCCCCGAGGGCACCATGGCCCACCTGGCGGTGTGCGCCGAGACGGGCGTCAAGATGGTGATCGGCACCACGGGCCTGTCCGACGCGCAAAAGGCCGAGATCGCCGCCGCCAGCGCGCGCACCGCCATCCTGCTGTCGCCCAACATGAGCGTGGGCGTGAACGTCACGCTCAAGCTGCTGGAGCTGGCCGCCAAGGCCATGTCCACGGGCTACGACATCGAGATCATCGAGTCCCACCACCGCCACAAGGTGGATGCGCCCTCGGGCACCGCGCTCAAGATGGGCGAGGTCATCGCCCAGGCCCTGGGGCGCGATCTCAAGGACTGCGCCGTCTATGCCCGCGAGGGCATCACGGGCGAGCGCGATCCGTCGAGCATCGGCTTTTCCGCCATCCGCGGCGGCGACATCGTGGGCGACCACACCGTGCTGTTCGCCGGCACCGGCGAGCGCATCGAGATCACCCACAAATCCGCCAGCCGCACGACCTATGCCCAGGGCAGCCTGCGCGCCGTGCGATTCCTCGCCGCGCACCAGACCGGCCTGTTCGACATGTTCGACGTGCTGGGCCTGAACGCCGCCTGA
- a CDS encoding MotA/TolQ/ExbB proton channel family protein codes for MDGLHWWRQGDAVTQISALLLLAMSVASWVVIVWKALLMRRARRDAARAIAAFWQAPSIALAAERLPAFDRDGLVMPLVQAASAVAGANQAPATLAARGSLSQQLTRGLRDALHGVLGRLQFGQVLLATVGSTAPFVGLLGTVWGIYHALTAMAGAGQITIDRVAGPVGEALVMTAAGLTVAIPAVLAYNVFGRFIGRTEADLEGFARDLRELVLDESGIAPPGAAND; via the coding sequence ATGGACGGCCTGCACTGGTGGCGTCAGGGCGACGCGGTCACCCAGATCAGCGCGCTGCTGCTGCTGGCCATGTCGGTCGCCAGCTGGGTCGTGATCGTCTGGAAGGCCCTGCTGATGCGCCGTGCCCGCCGTGATGCGGCCCGCGCCATCGCCGCCTTCTGGCAGGCCCCGTCGATCGCCCTGGCGGCCGAGCGCCTGCCCGCCTTCGACCGCGATGGCCTGGTGATGCCGCTGGTGCAGGCGGCCAGCGCCGTGGCCGGCGCCAACCAGGCCCCCGCCACGCTGGCCGCGCGCGGCAGCCTGTCCCAGCAACTGACGCGCGGCCTGCGCGATGCGCTGCACGGGGTGCTGGGCCGGCTGCAGTTCGGGCAGGTGCTGCTGGCCACCGTGGGCTCCACCGCACCGTTCGTGGGCCTGCTTGGCACCGTGTGGGGCATCTACCATGCGCTCACCGCCATGGCCGGGGCCGGGCAGATCACCATCGACCGCGTGGCAGGCCCCGTGGGCGAGGCGCTGGTCATGACCGCTGCCGGCCTCACCGTGGCCATTCCCGCCGTGCTGGCCTACAACGTGTTCGGCCGCTTCATCGGCCGCACCGAGGCCGACCTGGAAGGCTTCGCGCGCGACCTGCGCGAGCTGGTGCTGGACGAATCCGGCATCGCCCCGCCCGGCGCGGCGAACGACTGA
- a CDS encoding LPS-assembly lipoprotein LptE, which translates to MQKRTLLSLLAVAPLAACGFHLRRAPEFQFRSLYVEAGGGSPLARELQRTLQGAGGNLTVLRDPTQKTTADAIFELLSEQRERVVVGYNASGQVRELQLRLRIHFRLRNQQGAELIPDTELLQQRDVSYNESIALAKEAEEALLYRNMQTDLVQQLLRRLAAARPV; encoded by the coding sequence ATGCAAAAACGCACCCTCCTGTCGCTGCTGGCCGTCGCGCCCCTGGCCGCCTGCGGCTTTCACCTGCGCCGCGCGCCCGAGTTCCAGTTCCGCTCGCTCTACGTGGAGGCGGGCGGCGGCTCGCCCCTGGCGCGCGAGCTGCAGCGCACGCTGCAGGGCGCGGGCGGCAACCTCACGGTGCTGCGCGATCCCACGCAAAAGACCACGGCCGACGCCATTTTCGAGCTGCTGTCCGAGCAGCGCGAGCGCGTGGTGGTGGGCTACAACGCCTCGGGCCAGGTGCGCGAGTTGCAGTTGCGCCTGCGCATCCACTTTCGCCTGCGCAACCAGCAGGGCGCGGAGCTGATCCCCGACACCGAGCTGCTCCAGCAGCGCGACGTGAGCTACAACGAAAGCATCGCGCTCGCCAAGGAGGCCGAAGAAGCGCTGCTGTACCGCAACATGCAGACCGACCTCGTGCAGCAGCTGCTGCGCCGGCTCGCCGCGGCGCGCCCGGTTTGA
- the holA gene encoding DNA polymerase III subunit delta — MQVALNQLAAHLQKGVRSLYTLHGDEPLLQQEAADAIRAAARAQGYTERSSHTVAGAHFDWSAVLAAGGSLSLFADKQIVEIRIPSGKPGKDGGAALQQIAEAAQGNDSTLTLVLLPRLDKATRTGGWFSALDGRGISVQIDPVERAALPQWIAQRLSLQGQRVAGGDEGQRTLQFFADRVEGNLLAAHQEIAKLALLHPPGELSWAQVEAAVLNVARYDVFKLSEAVLSGQVARVQRMLDGLQAEGEAEVLVHWALAEDIRALKRVKDALNAGKPLPIALRENRIWGPKERLFERIAPRFSDAAAARLLQSAHTVDGIVKGLKAPDWPTDGWQALQRLALQLCKACGAR; from the coding sequence ATGCAAGTCGCTCTGAACCAACTCGCCGCGCACCTGCAAAAGGGCGTGCGGTCGCTCTACACCTTGCATGGCGACGAACCGCTCCTGCAGCAGGAGGCGGCCGACGCCATCCGCGCGGCGGCGCGGGCCCAGGGCTACACCGAGCGCAGCAGCCACACCGTGGCCGGCGCGCACTTCGACTGGAGCGCCGTGCTGGCGGCCGGCGGCTCGCTCTCGCTCTTCGCCGACAAGCAGATCGTGGAGATCCGCATCCCCTCGGGCAAGCCCGGCAAGGACGGCGGCGCGGCGCTGCAGCAGATCGCCGAGGCCGCGCAGGGCAACGACAGCACGCTCACCCTGGTGCTGCTGCCGCGCCTGGACAAGGCCACCCGCACCGGGGGCTGGTTCAGCGCGCTGGACGGCCGGGGCATCTCGGTGCAGATCGACCCGGTGGAGCGCGCCGCGCTGCCGCAGTGGATCGCCCAGCGCCTGTCGCTGCAGGGCCAGCGCGTGGCCGGCGGCGACGAGGGCCAGCGCACGCTGCAGTTCTTCGCCGACCGCGTGGAAGGCAACCTGCTTGCCGCGCACCAGGAGATCGCCAAGCTCGCGCTGCTGCATCCGCCCGGCGAGCTGTCGTGGGCCCAGGTCGAGGCGGCGGTGCTCAACGTGGCGCGCTACGACGTGTTCAAGCTCTCCGAGGCGGTGCTCTCGGGCCAGGTGGCCCGGGTGCAGCGCATGCTCGATGGCCTGCAGGCCGAGGGCGAGGCCGAAGTGCTGGTGCACTGGGCGCTGGCCGAGGACATCCGCGCCTTGAAGCGCGTGAAGGACGCGCTCAACGCCGGCAAGCCCCTGCCCATCGCCCTGCGCGAAAACCGCATCTGGGGCCCCAAGGAGCGCCTGTTCGAGCGCATCGCGCCGCGTTTTTCCGATGCCGCCGCGGCCCGGCTGCTGCAGTCCGCGCACACGGTGGACGGCA
- the leuS gene encoding leucine--tRNA ligase, translating to MQDKYNHTEVERAAQGHWTATDAYRVTEDADRKKFYACSMLPYPSGKLHMGHVRNYTINDMLARQLRMKGMNVLMPMGWDAFGLPAENAALKNGVPPAQWTYDNIAYMKKQMQAMGLAIDWSREVATCDPSYYRWNQWLFLKMLEKGIAYRKTQVVNWDPVDQTVLANEQVIDGKGWRTGATVEKREIPGYYLKITDYAEELLGFVTGDQLPGWPERVKLMQENWIGKSEGVRFAFPHDIRAADGTLIGDGRMYVFTTRADTIMGVTFCAVAPEHPLAARAAQGNPAIAAFIEECKSGGTTEAELATQEKKGLPTGLVVTHPITGEEVPVWIGNYVLMGYGDGAVMGVPAHDERDFAFALKYGIDIKQVVLVDGETFDYHHWQDWYGDKQRGVTVNSDSFSGLSYPEAVQAVAHALAQKGLGETKKTWRLRDWGVSRQRYWGTPIPIIHCDEHGAVPVPEKDLPVVLPTDCVPDGSGNPLHHHEGFHAGVTCPVCGKAARRETDTMDTFVDSSWYFMRYCDPKNSEAMVAEGADYWMPMDQYIGGIEHAILHLLYARFWTKVMRDIRVEGPGDSEPVGLVKIDEPFTKLLTQGMVLNHIYSRRTEQGGKEYFWPHDVEHVVDEGGKIVGAKLKNAVGSLPAGTAIDYEGVGTMSKSKNNGVDPQDLIERYGADTARLFVMFAAPPEQTLEWNESAVEGANRFLNRLWDSIAFNAKTNKFFKSESSALEGVVHNLTVSRAKDYRRQVHLLLQQIDYDYSRMSYNTVVSGCMKILNLVARQSDLWQKGDDDQTQLEVSAVAHESFSILLRVIYPVTPHIAHNLWCELALNKTWGDLLDAPWPQADADALVQDELELMLQVNGKLRGSIRVPASADKAEIERAALASEAFVKQADGATPKKIVVVPGRLVNVVI from the coding sequence ATGCAAGACAAATACAACCACACCGAGGTCGAGCGCGCCGCGCAGGGCCACTGGACGGCCACCGATGCCTACCGCGTGACCGAGGATGCGGACCGGAAGAAGTTCTACGCCTGCTCCATGCTGCCCTACCCCAGCGGCAAGCTGCACATGGGCCACGTGCGCAACTACACCATCAACGACATGCTCGCGCGCCAGCTGCGCATGAAGGGCATGAACGTGCTGATGCCGATGGGCTGGGACGCCTTCGGCCTGCCGGCCGAGAACGCGGCGCTCAAGAACGGCGTGCCGCCCGCGCAGTGGACGTACGACAACATCGCGTACATGAAAAAGCAGATGCAGGCGATGGGCCTGGCCATCGACTGGTCGCGCGAGGTCGCCACCTGCGACCCGAGCTACTACCGCTGGAACCAGTGGCTGTTCCTCAAGATGCTGGAAAAGGGCATCGCCTACCGCAAGACCCAGGTCGTCAACTGGGACCCGGTGGACCAGACCGTGCTGGCCAACGAGCAGGTGATCGACGGCAAGGGCTGGCGCACCGGTGCCACGGTGGAAAAGCGCGAGATCCCGGGCTACTACCTCAAGATCACCGACTACGCCGAAGAGCTGCTGGGCTTCGTCACCGGCGACCAGCTGCCCGGGTGGCCTGAGCGCGTCAAGCTCATGCAGGAGAACTGGATCGGCAAGAGCGAGGGCGTGCGCTTCGCCTTCCCGCACGACATCCGCGCGGCGGACGGCACGCTGATCGGCGACGGGCGCATGTACGTCTTCACCACGCGCGCCGACACCATCATGGGCGTGACCTTCTGCGCCGTGGCGCCCGAGCACCCGCTGGCCGCGCGCGCGGCGCAGGGCAATCCGGCCATCGCCGCCTTCATCGAGGAGTGCAAGAGCGGCGGCACCACCGAGGCCGAACTGGCCACGCAGGAAAAGAAGGGCTTGCCCACCGGGCTGGTGGTCACGCACCCGATCACCGGCGAGGAAGTGCCCGTGTGGATCGGGAACTACGTGCTCATGGGCTATGGCGACGGCGCGGTGATGGGCGTGCCCGCGCACGACGAGCGCGACTTCGCCTTCGCGCTCAAGTACGGCATCGACATCAAGCAGGTGGTGCTGGTCGATGGCGAGACCTTCGACTACCACCACTGGCAGGACTGGTACGGCGACAAGCAGCGCGGCGTCACCGTCAACTCCGACAGCTTCAGCGGCCTGTCCTACCCCGAGGCCGTGCAGGCCGTGGCGCATGCGCTCGCGCAAAAGGGACTGGGCGAGACCAAAAAGACCTGGCGCCTGCGCGACTGGGGCGTCTCGCGCCAGCGCTACTGGGGCACGCCGATCCCCATCATCCACTGCGACGAGCACGGCGCCGTGCCCGTGCCCGAGAAGGACCTGCCGGTGGTGCTGCCCACCGACTGCGTGCCGGACGGCTCGGGCAATCCGCTGCACCACCACGAAGGCTTCCACGCCGGCGTGACCTGCCCGGTCTGCGGCAAGGCCGCGCGCCGCGAGACCGACACCATGGACACGTTCGTGGACAGCTCGTGGTACTTCATGCGGTATTGCGACCCGAAGAACAGCGAGGCCATGGTGGCCGAGGGTGCCGACTACTGGATGCCGATGGACCAGTACATCGGCGGCATCGAACACGCCATCCTGCACCTGCTGTATGCGCGCTTCTGGACCAAGGTGATGCGCGATATCCGGGTGGAGGGCCCCGGAGATTCCGAGCCCGTGGGCCTGGTGAAGATCGACGAGCCCTTCACCAAGCTGCTCACGCAGGGCATGGTGCTCAACCACATCTACTCGCGCCGCACCGAGCAGGGCGGCAAGGAGTATTTCTGGCCGCACGACGTCGAGCACGTGGTGGACGAGGGCGGCAAGATCGTGGGCGCGAAGCTCAAGAACGCCGTCGGCAGCCTGCCCGCGGGCACCGCCATCGACTACGAGGGCGTGGGCACCATGTCCAAGTCCAAGAACAACGGCGTCGATCCGCAGGACCTGATCGAGCGCTACGGCGCCGACACCGCGCGCCTATTCGTGATGTTCGCTGCGCCGCCTGAGCAGACTCTTGAGTGGAACGAGTCCGCAGTAGAGGGGGCAAATAGGTTTCTAAATCGCCTTTGGGATTCAATTGCTTTCAACGCAAAGACAAACAAATTTTTTAAAAGTGAAAGCAGCGCACTTGAAGGAGTCGTGCACAACCTGACAGTTAGTCGAGCGAAGGATTACCGCCGCCAAGTTCACCTTTTGCTGCAACAGATCGACTATGACTACAGCCGCATGAGTTACAACACGGTGGTTAGTGGTTGTATGAAAATTCTTAATTTAGTTGCACGGCAGAGTGACCTTTGGCAAAAAGGTGATGACGACCAGACCCAGCTTGAAGTTTCAGCCGTCGCTCACGAGTCTTTTTCAATTCTTTTGCGGGTTATTTATCCTGTAACCCCTCATATTGCCCACAACCTGTGGTGTGAATTAGCGTTGAACAAGACGTGGGGCGACCTGCTCGATGCGCCATGGCCCCAGGCCGATGCCGATGCGCTGGTGCAGGACGAGCTGGAGCTGATGCTGCAGGTCAACGGCAAGCTGCGCGGCTCCATCCGCGTGCCCGCCTCGGCCGACAAGGCCGAGATCGAGCGCGCCGCCCTCGCGAGCGAGGCTTTCGTCAAGCAGGCGGACGGCGCCACGCCCAAGAAGATCGTGGTCGTGCCGGGCCGCCTGGTCAACGTGGTCATCTGA